Genomic DNA from Peribacillus simplex NBRC 15720 = DSM 1321:
AACTTGGGGGCGTATCACTGCTTATTGCTGCATTAACTTGGGCACTTATGTCTGTTCTAATTAAACGTGTACCTGGGCAATATTTACAAATTGTTATAACGACCTATGCTGTGCATGTGGCAATTGTCTTTTTAACACCTATTACGATTAGTCGATTAGATGAGCTTGATTTTCAAGCAATCATGCATCCATCCATATGGGGCGGCCTTTTATACTTGGGCGTTATTTCCACAGCATGTGCCTTTTTACTGTGGAATCGCGGACTGCAAATGCTTACTGCTTCAAGTGGTGGATTATTTTTCTTTTTACAACCTATAGTCGGTACTTTTTTAGGTTGGTTAATACTAGGTGAAACAAATCGGCCTGTCTTTTTGGATAGGTACAATATTAATTTTTATTGGTGTGTTATTAGTCATTCAGGAAGAATAACCCACATTAAAAATGTTTATTAAAGTTATATATTAAAAAGGGAGATTAGGGAAAAGTTGTTTTTTGTTTGTAATTTTTTTCATTATTCCCCTTTGTCTTAATAAGAAGGAGAAACCTTCAAGAACCGACCGCCGCACCGTCCCCACGCGGATCGACCCCGCCTTTGAGGAAGTTATGCTCATCAATCCGAATTGCTTGTGCATGGCCCATCACCCCATCGAATTCTTCCACCACTTCGACATGATGTCCCCTTTCTTTCAGTTCATCTACCGCCTCCTTTTTGACACGGCTTTCGATTTTCAACGACTCGCTATCTTCACCCCAGGTTCTTCCCCATACGAATCGCGGTTCATTGATTGCAGCTTGTGGGTCCATTCCGTAATCTATCATCCTGGTAATGATAGCAGTCTGTGTTTGCGGCTGTCCTTCCCCACCCTGAGTACCATATAAAATGCTGGGTTTTCCATCTTTGCAGGCTATTGCCGGCATCAATGTATGGAATGAGCGCTTGTTAGGTTCGAGTGAGTTGACATGATTGGAATCAAGCGAGAAAAACGATCCTCTATTTTGTAACATGACCCCTGTTTGACCGGCAGTGACACCAGATCCAAACTCAAAATAAAGGCTTTGAATAAAGGAAACCGAGTTTCCATCTTTATCGACCACTGCGGCATAGGCCGTGTCATTTCCCATTGAAGGACTCGTAACTTTCTCAGCATTTGTCTGAATTGCTGATGCTAGCTTCGCTGCATATTGTTTATCTAGCAGCTTATCTATTGGAATATCAAAGAATTCAGGGTCTGTAAGGACTTCGTTCCGATCGCGGAAACCTGCTTTTAGAGCCTCTGCCAATAAATGATAGTATTCAGCAGAACCATGATCAATGTTGTCAAAGTTGAAATTCTCAAGAATATTGAGAGCCATCAGCCCGACGAACCCCTGAGAATTCGGCGGAACCTGATAAATCGTATAATTTCGATACTGAGTTGAAATGGGTTCTACCCAATTGCCATGGTGATCAGCGAAATCAACAGCGGATAACAGACCCCCTTGCTCTTTTAAAAAGGATACGATTGCTTTTGCAAGTTCTCCCTTATAAAAAACGTCACGACCTTGATCAGCAATCAACGCTAAGCTTCGAGCAAGATCTTT
This window encodes:
- the ggt gene encoding gamma-glutamyltransferase — encoded protein: MTQSIIGTKSMVVSPHYLASMAGNKILEKGGNAFDAAVAVSACLGVVYPHMTGLGGDAFWLTYEREVGKIRAFNGSGRSGSNVNRDAYKGEKKIPFRGVRSAITVPGMVDSWDEILRECGKLTLADVLDSAIEYAEKGFPITKNQVMYTEKNWDWLSTAPITSEIYAPGGHVPQVGERFVQKDLARSLALIADQGRDVFYKGELAKAIVSFLKEQGGLLSAVDFADHHGNWVEPISTQYRNYTIYQVPPNSQGFVGLMALNILENFNFDNIDHGSAEYYHLLAEALKAGFRDRNEVLTDPEFFDIPIDKLLDKQYAAKLASAIQTNAEKVTSPSMGNDTAYAAVVDKDGNSVSFIQSLYFEFGSGVTAGQTGVMLQNRGSFFSLDSNHVNSLEPNKRSFHTLMPAIACKDGKPSILYGTQGGEGQPQTQTAIITRMIDYGMDPQAAINEPRFVWGRTWGEDSESLKIESRVKKEAVDELKERGHHVEVVEEFDGVMGHAQAIRIDEHNFLKGGVDPRGDGAAVGS